The following proteins are encoded in a genomic region of Synechococcus sp. CBW1002:
- a CDS encoding transposase produces the protein MQPPYDAALREAVRLRMSPPNLESVAEIARDTGITAQTIYNWRSQWQKQGQLVPATNRPPEQWSAADKLAAVIQAAGLNGSELGSFCRERGLYPKQVARWRQAAEDANGPSAPSMADQRELQRKNQELVRRNRQLERELQKKEKALTEAATLLMLSKKFNQIFQPDEDP, from the coding sequence ATGCAACCGCCCTATGACGCCGCTCTGCGGGAAGCCGTCCGCCTGCGGATGAGCCCTCCGAACCTTGAGAGCGTGGCTGAGATCGCCCGCGACACCGGGATCACGGCGCAGACCATCTACAACTGGCGGAGCCAGTGGCAGAAGCAGGGCCAGCTGGTGCCTGCCACGAACCGGCCGCCGGAGCAGTGGAGCGCTGCCGACAAGCTGGCAGCCGTGATCCAGGCCGCAGGACTGAACGGAAGCGAGCTCGGGTCGTTCTGCAGGGAGCGGGGGCTGTACCCCAAGCAGGTTGCCCGTTGGCGCCAGGCCGCCGAGGATGCCAATGGCCCCAGCGCGCCGAGCATGGCTGATCAGCGGGAACTGCAACGCAAGAATCAGGAACTGGTCCGGCGGAATCGCCAGCTGGAGCGTGAATTGCAGAAGAAAGAAAAAGCACTGACAGAAGCGGCGACGTTGTTGATGCTCTCAAAAAAGTTCAACCAGATCTTTCAACCGGACGAGGATCCTTGA
- a CDS encoding IS3 family transposase — protein MIPSGDRGAIVALLQEGISRGLSAKAIADLFGLATRTLRRWGLMIRTQGFSCDQRKGASRHVMHRFSEEERQQVLSTVNDPRFADLTPGQIVAILAEEGVYVGSESTIYRIMRQEGLLNHRGRSRPPREPREPPVLEATGIHQVLAWDITLLPGPVKGQFYYLYMVMDVWSRRILGVEVHDRECGELAKHFFDRVCRDEGISSGSTTILHADNGAPMRSYTLAAKLAELGISLSFSRPRVSNDNAYVESWFRTMKYHQSYPVRRFRDLLSVRAWVDGFVDWYNAEHRHSGIKYVTPNQRHYGEADAICRVRQQTYEQARAQHPRRWARPPRDWAQPTVVRVNHPRPQDTVAA, from the coding sequence TTGATTCCGTCTGGCGATCGCGGTGCGATCGTCGCGCTTCTACAGGAAGGCATCAGTCGTGGCCTTTCGGCCAAGGCCATTGCTGATCTTTTCGGCCTGGCGACACGCACGCTGAGGCGATGGGGCTTGATGATTCGGACCCAGGGATTCAGCTGCGATCAACGCAAGGGAGCGTCCAGGCATGTCATGCATCGTTTCAGCGAGGAGGAGCGCCAACAGGTGTTGTCCACTGTCAACGATCCACGCTTTGCCGATCTCACGCCTGGTCAGATCGTGGCGATCCTTGCCGAGGAGGGAGTCTACGTGGGATCGGAGTCAACGATTTACCGCATCATGCGCCAGGAAGGCCTGTTAAATCATCGCGGCAGGAGCCGCCCACCGCGGGAGCCAAGAGAGCCACCCGTGCTGGAGGCAACGGGCATCCATCAAGTGCTGGCCTGGGATATCACCCTGTTGCCGGGGCCTGTGAAGGGTCAATTCTACTACCTTTATATGGTGATGGATGTGTGGAGCCGGCGCATCCTTGGCGTTGAGGTGCACGATCGTGAATGCGGCGAACTGGCCAAGCACTTCTTTGATCGTGTCTGCCGTGATGAAGGGATCAGCTCGGGGTCGACCACGATCCTGCACGCCGATAACGGAGCACCCATGCGCTCCTACACCTTGGCCGCCAAGCTGGCCGAGCTCGGCATCTCCCTGTCATTCTCGCGGCCGCGGGTGAGCAATGACAACGCCTACGTTGAGTCATGGTTCCGAACCATGAAATATCACCAGAGCTATCCAGTGCGTCGTTTCCGGGATCTTCTCTCAGTGCGTGCCTGGGTCGATGGTTTTGTTGACTGGTACAACGCTGAGCATCGTCACAGCGGCATCAAGTATGTGACGCCCAATCAACGTCACTACGGAGAAGCTGACGCGATCTGCAGAGTCCGTCAGCAGACCTATGAGCAGGCGCGTGCGCAACATCCACGCCGCTGGGCCAGGCCACCTCGCGATTGGGCTCAGCCAACAGTCGTGCGGGTCAACCATCCCAGACCGCAGGACACTGTCGCTGCTTGA
- a CDS encoding IS110 family transposase — protein sequence MGEPISAGKRRARLKVINPRSAGIDVGSRFHVVAVPVELDPNPVRKFSSFTKDLIALAEWLLAVGISTIAMESTGIYWVPLYEILSGKGIDVFLVNARHAKNVPGRKTDINDAQWLQQLHSYGLVRASFRPDQKITELRSYLRQRDQLVRYRSSHQQHIQKALMLMNLQLHHVVRDISGLTGRRIIDAILSGERDPERLASLRDRRCKESAATIAAALEGNYQDDHLFSLKIAVELFDTYSEKIRACELAAQSLMTELAGSDYQDPGSQPGDWKICGHGFAFNPTHLIQALSGHNLLRLPGLGPTTVLTLISECGLDMKRWPSAQHFVSWLGLSPQNRISGGKVLSSRTRQGTTRAGSAFWMAAVPLGRTNTALGAFQRRLAARAGKSKALIATARKLAILYYKTLRDGLVYQDPGAAAYQEESRDRQIRGLQRRAIALGFQLVASA from the coding sequence ATGGGAGAACCAATTTCAGCAGGCAAGCGCCGAGCTCGTCTGAAAGTCATTAACCCTCGTTCCGCTGGAATTGATGTCGGCAGTAGATTCCACGTTGTTGCTGTTCCTGTCGAGCTTGATCCGAATCCCGTCCGCAAGTTTTCAAGCTTCACAAAGGATCTAATCGCACTCGCCGAATGGCTGCTGGCAGTTGGAATTAGCACCATTGCCATGGAGTCCACTGGAATCTACTGGGTTCCGCTTTACGAGATTCTCTCTGGCAAAGGCATTGACGTCTTTCTTGTTAATGCCAGGCACGCCAAGAATGTTCCGGGCCGCAAGACGGATATCAACGATGCACAATGGCTTCAGCAGCTCCACAGCTACGGCCTGGTGAGAGCAAGCTTTCGTCCAGACCAAAAAATCACAGAACTACGCTCATATCTGCGGCAGCGTGATCAACTTGTTCGATACCGCTCGTCTCATCAGCAACACATCCAGAAGGCGCTGATGCTTATGAATCTTCAGCTTCATCATGTTGTCAGAGATATCAGCGGACTAACCGGTAGGCGAATCATCGATGCCATACTTTCAGGTGAGAGGGACCCCGAAAGACTCGCTTCTCTCCGAGACAGACGCTGCAAGGAGAGCGCGGCAACAATTGCGGCTGCTCTTGAGGGGAACTACCAAGACGATCACTTGTTCTCTTTGAAGATCGCAGTTGAGCTCTTTGACACCTATTCAGAGAAGATCAGGGCCTGCGAGCTTGCGGCACAATCATTGATGACAGAGCTTGCCGGCTCGGACTATCAAGATCCAGGCAGTCAACCTGGGGATTGGAAGATATGCGGACATGGCTTTGCATTTAACCCAACCCACCTAATTCAAGCCTTGTCAGGCCACAATCTTCTAAGGCTTCCGGGATTAGGACCAACAACAGTTCTCACGCTCATTAGTGAGTGTGGGTTGGACATGAAGCGCTGGCCCAGTGCCCAGCATTTTGTGTCATGGCTGGGACTCAGTCCTCAGAACAGGATCTCAGGGGGAAAGGTACTTTCTTCACGAACACGACAGGGCACTACGCGAGCAGGTAGTGCCTTTTGGATGGCTGCCGTACCGCTGGGAAGAACGAATACTGCACTGGGTGCTTTTCAACGTCGTCTGGCAGCACGTGCCGGAAAGAGTAAAGCATTAATTGCTACTGCCCGAAAGCTTGCCATTCTTTACTACAAGACGCTCCGTGATGGTTTGGTATATCAGGATCCCGGTGCTGCCGCATATCAGGAGGAATCAAGGGATCGTCAGATTCGTGGTCTCCAGCGACGCGCCATTGCCCTTGGTTTTCAACTTGTTGCCTCTGCTTGA
- a CDS encoding IS3 family transposase, protein MRKLVDHDHPELSISRQCALLGLPRSTLYYRPTPVRVSTLRIMARIDALYLEDPCSGSRRMVDYLAQDGIPISRDRVRNLMRRMGLRAIYQKPRTTVPGDPSVRFPCLVDLTQVTSVDQVWATDITYIPLQKGFLYLVAIMDLHSRHVLSWRLSNSLDTKFCLEALEMALGGGRRPEIFHSDQGCQFTSADFVARLKGERIQISWSGRKRCYDNILVERLWRTVKYEEVYLRAYSDGWDAEISLARFLWRYCHVRPHSSLGGKTPHAVYTEAEPCSTRPGLTMSGAGTVQ, encoded by the coding sequence CTGCGCAAGCTGGTCGATCACGACCACCCCGAGCTCAGCATCAGCAGGCAGTGTGCGCTGCTGGGGCTGCCTCGATCCACGCTGTACTACCGGCCGACACCGGTCCGTGTATCGACGCTGCGGATCATGGCCAGGATCGATGCTCTCTACCTGGAGGATCCCTGCAGCGGCAGCCGCCGGATGGTGGACTATCTGGCCCAAGATGGTATCCCGATCAGCCGAGATCGAGTGCGAAACCTCATGCGGCGCATGGGATTACGGGCGATCTACCAGAAGCCCCGGACGACGGTTCCAGGTGATCCGTCCGTGCGGTTCCCCTGCCTGGTGGACCTCACGCAGGTCACGTCGGTGGATCAGGTCTGGGCGACCGACATCACCTACATCCCTCTGCAGAAAGGGTTCCTCTATCTGGTGGCGATCATGGATCTCCATTCCAGGCATGTGCTCAGCTGGAGGCTCTCCAACAGCCTTGACACGAAGTTCTGTCTGGAGGCCCTGGAGATGGCCTTGGGAGGCGGCCGTAGGCCAGAGATCTTCCACTCCGATCAAGGCTGTCAGTTCACGTCCGCTGACTTTGTGGCCAGACTCAAAGGGGAGCGGATCCAGATCAGCTGGTCCGGCAGAAAGCGGTGCTACGACAACATCCTTGTTGAACGGCTGTGGAGGACTGTCAAGTACGAGGAGGTCTACCTACGGGCATACAGCGATGGCTGGGACGCTGAAATCAGCCTGGCCCGCTTCCTGTGGCGGTATTGCCATGTAAGACCTCACAGTTCCCTTGGAGGCAAAACTCCCCACGCGGTCTACACTGAGGCCGAACCATGTTCCACCCGTCCTGGGTTAACGATGTCAGGGGCCGGAACTGTCCAATAA
- a CDS encoding transposase, whose product MSKRRTHSPEFKARVAMEAISGRKTIQEIAADHAIHPIQVSQWKRQLLDGASELFTRGKKTKDKEEGQAKEAELFQQIGRLQMELEWLKKKSQLL is encoded by the coding sequence ATGAGCAAGCGCCGCACCCACAGCCCCGAGTTCAAGGCCAGGGTCGCCATGGAGGCGATCAGTGGCCGCAAGACGATCCAGGAGATCGCCGCCGACCACGCCATCCACCCGATCCAGGTGAGCCAGTGGAAGCGGCAGCTCCTGGACGGTGCCAGCGAGCTCTTCACCCGAGGCAAGAAGACCAAGGACAAGGAGGAGGGGCAGGCCAAGGAGGCGGAGCTGTTCCAGCAGATCGGACGGCTGCAGATGGAGCTGGAGTGGCTCAAAAAAAAGTCTCAACTGCTCTGA